In Pseudophryne corroboree isolate aPseCor3 chromosome 2, aPseCor3.hap2, whole genome shotgun sequence, the sequence gtccttggcctgtattggtggctgtttgttttaatggtctgtatgttatttgtgactatcatttgtgttctcttgtaggtgcttgtttttgggtcatataaccctttgagatttatttggattggtgtgctagggaacaccaagttttcctttctttttgagcaggtaagtgtccttggcctgtattggtggctgtttgttttaatggtctgtatgttatttgtgactatcatttgtgttctcttgtaggtgcttgtttttgggtcatataaccctttgagatttatttggattggtgtgctagggaacaccaagttttcctttctttttgagcaggtaagtgtccttggcctgtattggtggctgtttgttttaatggtctgtatgttatttgtgactatcatttgtgttctcttgtaggtgcttgtttttgggtcatataaccctttgagatttatttggattggtgtgctagggaacaccaagttttcctttctttttgagcaggtaagtgtccttggcctgtattggtggctgtttgttttaatggtctgtatgttatttgtgactatcatttgtgttctcttgtaggtgcttgtttttgggtcatataaccctttgagatttatttggattggtgtgctagggaacaccaagttttcctttctttttgagcaggtaagtgtccttggcctgtgttggtgcctgtttgtgttttgtAAAATAGTTGAGATTATTTTTTTTGGCCTTTTGGCtaaaccaaatttttttttaccaggattgatctgcaaagtagtgtttgtctttcctggtcTAGCTACTAAATGCCTATTATTTTTTGTTTGTGGTTTTTTATTGGTGTTAGTGAAGTTTTTTATGCAGAGAAATGTACCCATACATTTTTTTTGGAAATTGTAAAAATAACAtatgtatttttaattaaatttgttCTTTATTTGTTATTTGCCAAATTTATTTAcattttggacatgaattcaacacagaaaaaatgtacgctcctgcagtaagttgacaccacattTGTCAAAGCATTTTATTGTAGTATATTTGTCAAACTTTAGTTTTGTATTCttcatctttgtttttgtttttttttaaaaagtgtgtgatgtcaatatatattgcagcagaagccctacctccccaacccacgccagcactcccaccccaaccgcaagccccacaaccacagccggctcctcatcaaccaaggcaacggaggcgtgctaggccaccaattttccgaacccgtgtcctactttttgggatgccagatgatgtggtggtgcgtagataccggctgccaccacatctaatcctagacactctctccataatagagagtgatctggagtctgaaattcggtatcctacagcaataccaccattgacacaattccttgcagtgttacattttttggctacagcctcatatcagcatgttgtgggagacctggttggcatgtcgcagggccagttcagtaaggtcctgcggcgtgtctgccaggctttcctaaagcgggtgaagcagttcattgatatgcctttggatgttggtgccctagatgtggtgaagcggcaatttgcggaaggtggtagtcgcttcccacatgttattggggttgtggatggcacacatgttgctattcagccaccaagacataatgaagaaatttttagaaacaggaaactgtttcattctctgaatgtaatggttgtttgtgggccatccctccagatcctttccctgaatgcaaagtttactggaagttcccatgatgcatatgtcattagacaatcagggatatggcagagattaagatcaagtcaacgagcagacatgtggttattgggtgagtttttgctttaatttttgaaacaaacaaaaataacttgacaaatatactattttgaaatattggattatctaccaacaggagaccgtggatatccttgcaccccctggctcatgactccttaccgtaatcccaggccaggaccacagatggcatttaactccgcgcttactgccactaggcagctggtggagcgcacaattggtgtccttaaagggcggtttcgtgtgctccaccgcactggtggcgacatcatgtattcgccggagatggcaagtaaaatagtggtcctgtgcgcaatactacataatatcgcggtaaggagtagtgtagagcttcctcaggcagaggaattgcctgatgaggagccaggggttggtccacgcttcggtggggggagtgtgacacggagggggagccaagtgagggcaagaattgttgcagaatatttcaggtatagtgtttttatattttatatttgcagaaataatacaacacagtatgcttatgttttttaaaccatgattgcattttgtatgatcttgtaaagtgattgggtaaggcttttgttgtgttggaatgggtaattgatttttttaacaaaaaccaaaaacacgttaagcttacaatgtttatttagaaatttaaatactgtaatgttaataaatagtgtccttatttattttatatcctcaaatcctgattatgtaaccaaacacacaaacaaatgatactcaatgtttcacactttgtgactgtccagctgaatgatcacacgaactgtggtgagtacacagatatgtatagtaattttatctaaagtctgtgtctctgtgtgtgttttgttttcttaaatttgtgttcaaaacattttcgcttctgctaatgcgaatttccgctcgtgccaaataacactctgctcttcacagcattgcttagagcaataaagttattagaaatgacaacatagatttttgaccaatcacatgctaacagacactataaatatatgcccaaataaggaaaacgccattgccatgatgcgtgcagcaccgttcaccaggcgggagctccgcgtgctggttgcggtgatggaccgccgcgtaggccgcgttgggcgcttcatccccaatcgggtgaagcgcgaggcctacgcggaggtccgccgcctgctgcggagtcgcgtccgcagcaggcggacaatcatccagctagaaaggaggtggagtgatctccgtaggaggactccagatttgttggcggagatccgccagcaaattcgggctctgcatacacgaagtaagttaccttaCATAATGTTTTGGTTCAAAATTGTGCTAATGGGTGTTTTTCCAAGTTTAGGGCTTCCGGAATTTATGGTTCAATTGTTCaatacaatgtgcactgcaggggaagcatatgtaacatgtgcagagagagtaatttttgggtggggtatgttaaaTCTGCATATAAATTTgcattgttaaaataaagcagcatgtaTTTACCCTGCCCATAATTACTCAAAccaacaaaatctaactctctctgcacatgttatatctgccacccctgcagtgcacatgcttttggccaattgcaaacgaaattcctgctgtaatccccttggaattTCAATCATTTTACAGTaaatggtaggctaattgcaacctgctGTGTCCTTTTTTGGTAATTATGACACTGTGTGTGGTTAgggaaaacagtactgactgtagcaaagtaacaccaaacaagtgcatgtttcaaaaaaataagaagcaggcaggaaaaagaaccaaaaaacttgatcagtgctggctatataataaggttcctggaatagtaatctggtgatgttgcctagaccaatcactatgactcaattgaCTAGatgaaggaatgagcttcaaagtaaaaatttggactcattttgtttgctgtggccaacatgaagaggatcttaacatgtttgctttgctattacaaaaaaaaaaacatttaacattgaacagaacattgagaaaagaaattgattactatgtaatttctcatgtttaaaaaatttgtacacaattatcattctaggacaacaacaacggcaaaactcaccacccccttccccttcccactccccctcaccttcacactccccctccccttctcactccccctccccttctcactccccctccccttctcactccccctccccttcacagtccccctcagcttcccagtccccctcagcttcccagtccccctcagcttcccagtccacctcatcttcccagtccacctcagcttcccaggccccatcagcttccctggcccactccactttccattccccttctcaccacacctctccatctctttctgggaccccttctcctccttcccataccccttctccttctaatTCTACATCCCAATCTGAACCCCCCACATCCTCTATtgccttaactttctctccgcccccctcgccctctcaatcagaccccccctctgaaattggcaaccaaatccagcctccttcccccatccagcctcctgccccaatccctcctccttccccaatccctcctccttccccaatccctcctccttcccccatccagccaccttcccccatccagccaacatccccacccagtgaatgggcagaggaagcccctgcagaCCGGTCCGGGAGTCTTGaggttgccgtggaaagtaagttttgttttataatgaaaaaaatgattacccacttacacttacaatgtcaaaacatgcagtgttgtactgttagaattcttggaccctggacaaatatttgaaaatttcatcatggtgtacatgttgccttgacatatttgtgagtgtcattatatgtacagtgtgtatgtgtgcaatgttttgtgtgtccactctaggttgacactcattaggtagccagggttgccaggagaacagggtttatatgtgttagtttttctggtaaacagttagacctgagtggagtttagtatgttgtttgccttttacacttgggcctgtgtagtctgaatatttacacttacaaatcacatgcttcactttgttatgcagcctaatgacacactgtttttttgtgtgaaagttacattctcaaaattactaattgttctactcaaacctgtttgcacttatttagtaagggcagctttcagggagtgtgggaatgctatgatatgttggccttctgaagatgtggatatgcagtgtgatgatgcaggaccaaccccctaaaaataaaatacaaataaaacaacaaatgggaatgaatgccaacatggtgtaacattgacgaagatggtagttatctttaacatgggatgtcggacatagcaaccaataagattatactttaaaaattgggatccacttctacaatataataatcatatttttgcttgattgctatgggcaacgttccatcttaaatataactcacatagtagtaaatttaacacatggtctggaacactttaaaatctgataaaaaggctgagcaggcttgtgtgttctgctaatgattgtaccataaaacaggcaggatgtagtaactttgccattaaagcaggcctgtccaaactgcggcactccaactgttgagaaactacacatcccagcatgccctgacacagctttgccattccctgaccacaaaactgtgtaaaggcatgctggtatatgtagtttcacaacagctggagtccagcagtttggacatgccagcatttaagtgtgctttgcgccttgcttggataataattaatgtaattaagttattaatgtttgtgttgcatcttaatttcagatgttgcagttggagatcctacaAGTTTATCCGGGATTCTTTACACCATGCGCCTACACCTGCAAGGAATAATGAATTGTGTTGACCAATTGCAAAAATTTGCTtgattttgattatttgtttaaaaaaaaaaaaaaatattaaccaaaaaaaaaaaaaaaaagttgattaaagttaaccgggtgttgtgtttattaatgcaaaaaaggatcagcagattggcaggcagaatttgtttgcaaaaaacattacacacatctaacgttacatttttaccaaaaaatacaggagattattgtgttaagaaacatgtaaaaaccttcattcacaaacaacacctttttaaaaaaaaaaaaagtgaaaaaaaaaaaaaaaactattttacacttttacatgttgatgggcaattatggcaacaaagtgttaatctgtttttttttacagacttaattgtttaggaacattatcaatcattacactaattgagttcgtaattgaaaagggcttgtggactttaaaaggaaaggtgtaatttcacttaatagccaaaaaaaactttttggtgcgttttaccttaaaagtgtgcacttttacggtaaaatgtgtaaatctactcaaacttagtatttttacgattaaatatgtgttattgcgatggtttcgcaatgctgcgatggtttcgcattactgcgatgtcatttggcgtacgcccactttgtgtaatactgcgtgcgaatttgcaaaaatacgttgagggcggaggttcgcaaatttactacattaatgcaactttgcgaatatgttgtgcgaccgaaaaacttagcgatcaactcggaatgagggccaatgattagTAGCAATGTAGAAATATACACAATTACTATGTGGTCGCATAGTTAAAGGGAATTTAATGAAAGGTGTATTTAAATGTTAATTTTTTGAGTTGTGCATATAAAAAAATATGATTAGGAAACAAAAAAATATTGCATAGGAAAAATGATAATGAAGAGAAAATATATAGTgataaataatattttttataacaataaaagaaaaaaatgctgaaaaaaattaaaataaagacagaaataaatgaaaatatacaaatgtaataattataatttctgattaatataaagaaaatataaaatcCATGATTTAACCAATGTGTATGAGCGACAGTTTTTGTCCATGTTTAGCAGCAGATGgtggattgtcatttgctctcatccattaccagatttttattccaaccagccagatctgtcagataattgtatagtgtgtgccgGCTTTATCTATGTAACAAGCCATTTATTGTTTTACACTGTAAGTTTTTATTCCCTAGGAAAGCCTGTAATCACAGTGGTGCTATCAGAGAAAACCATTTACTATGCCATTTGGTGTGAAAAGTAAATATCCTCGCGctgaaaaaagttgctagcgagcgatcaacgcggaatgacccccaatgtctggatTTATACATTTTTCCTACCTAAACAACACCATCTGCAGTGTCCCATATAACCACTCCCCCTACCACCTTTGTCCCACATTGTCGCCACTATATTCCTTCTGCAAAAAGCACATATATAATTGTGTATGTTATATAAATAGggcagttataggccctacacactggccgataccactgaaagatatgaacaacctcgtccatattagcatgcagtgctatggagccgggtgacgggggagtgaagaaagttcacaccccccgtctccccccctctcgcgccgccgggtcacccgtcagctgtatcagccgtcgggcacctcggtggcacatcgcgctgtgtgtaggACCCATAACTAGGATGGTTTCTGTGTTATATGGCCATCTatggaatgctctctgtattgtatggcagtttcTGgaacactctctgtattatatattggTCTCTGGAATGATTTTAGCATTGTGAGACAATCCTGGAATAGTCTATGTCTTGTTTGGTatccggttgttaggtcgacagtaagtaggccgacagggtatttaggtcgacatggtctaggtcgacaggtcaaaaggtcaacatgagatttaaaaaaaaaaatgtctgaactttttcatacttaacgatttacgtggactacgattgggaacggtaacctgttctGAGCGTAGCGGTAGGggagcgagtcaccttgcccaaagcatgccgagcgaagcgagccatgtgaggggacacggtgcactaattggggttccaggtcactgggggtaattctgagttgatcgcagcagcaagtttgttagcagttgggcaaaaccatgtgcactgcaggtggggcagatgtaacatgtgcagagagagttagatttgggtgggttattttgtttctgtgcagggtaaatactggctgctttatttttacactgcaatttagatttcagtttgaacgcaccacacccaaatctaactctctctgcacatgttacatctgcccccctgcagtgcacatggttttgcccaactgctaacaaatttgctgctgcgatcaactca encodes:
- the LOC134993329 gene encoding putative nuclease HARBI1, which gives rise to MSIYIAAEALPPQPTPALPPQPQAPQPQPAPHQPRQRRRARPPIFRTRVLLFGMPDDVVVRRYRLPPHLILDTLSIIESDLESEIRYPTAIPPLTQFLAVLHFLATASYQHVVGDLVGMSQGQFSKVLRRVCQAFLKRVKQFIDMPLDVGALDVVKRQFAEGGSRFPHVIGVVDGTHVAIQPPRHNEEIFRNRKLFHSLNVMVVCGPSLQILSLNAKFTGSSHDAYVIRQSGIWQRLRSSQRADMWLLGDRGYPCTPWLMTPYRNPRPGPQMAFNSALTATRQLVERTIGVLKGRFRVLHRTGGDIMYSPEMASKIVVLCAILHNIAVRSSVELPQAEELPDEEPGVGPRFGGGSVTRRGSQVRARIVAEYFS